From a single Nicotiana tabacum cultivar K326 chromosome 8, ASM71507v2, whole genome shotgun sequence genomic region:
- the LOC107780763 gene encoding uncharacterized protein LOC107780763 — protein MADSTSLDAILEFLRKNKFTRAEAALRGELNKCSDLNGVVQKLTLEDKELSRSLEEANGGKVTLEILGMTCRNGGKVFKETSSRSNGEIPKELIVKEIECGIGRNGTECNLKNVAYVGKKEEHNESVGTNNKTLSVCNNVEDSAIDMYSWNYNPNGSLVSYQNNGRTSATKDFSGLVHSGKLRLNSSEVFDSGKANENSGEDVSFSGERRTSWPGNTSKDNVQPENERSQNSELKEGNHQIKLNGASNNVIISNPRSKSPESTNSSSEPWKDCSTKTAIPFSKVDVSTSYDQNFGSGGNKVGKSITEGNGVRSTIKEQVDEVGRALYLGKIPGREPKDFSSLGFSLISESQKEELPRLPPVRIKSEEKSFNIHWEEKFERDGPGSKITDGDNTYVIGSFLDVPIGQELSNSGGKRIGGGSWLSVSQGITEDTSELVSGFATIGDGLSECVDFPNEYWDSDEYDDDDDVGYTRQPIEDESWFLSHEIDYPSDNEKGTGHGSVPDPQIGQNRDDDEQSFAEEDSYLSVERYSQSKNVGPVGPSDEEMNLMCTEPVWQGLVAQTDKLVMLRNDRASNKGEKPRLHDICMDGDQHGSVRSIGVGINSDTVDIGSEVRDSLVGGSSEGDIEYFHDHDASIGGARHIPPDSDKPYSEIRNRDEKSAEQRFYKDTVIDEGGLVQTNHLHGGFSFPSPRDGQLIQTSSGKSLWSSKGNTIIPDEARDSLMANDDMFGSLRCKSNESSPIKSSRDESNQIAAGSVNSSPSSLSNYGYVEREHLKKEEGTQIASAREEDLEASLEDEEAAAVQEQVKQIKAQEEEFETFELKIVHRKNRTGFEEDKNFQVVLNSVIAGRYQVTEYLGSAAFSKAVQAHDLHTGMDVCVKIIKNNKDFFDQSLDEIKLLKFVNKHDPADKYHLLRLYDYFYYREHLLIVCELLKANLYEFHKFNRESGGEVYFTMPRLQSITIQCLEALQFLHGLGLIHCDLKPENILVKSYSRCEVKVIDLGSSCFETDHLCSYVQSRSYRAPEVILGLPYYKKIDVWSLGCILAELCTGNVLFQNDSPAALLARVIGIISPIDQEMLVKGRDTYKYFTKNHMLYERNQETNRLEYLIPKKTSLRYRLPMGDQGFIDFVAHLLEVNPKKRPSALEALKHPWLSYPYEPISS, from the exons ATGGCTGACTCGACATCTTTAGATGCGATATTGGAATTTCTGCGAAAGAATAAATTTACAAGGGCCGAGGCTGCATTGCGTGGTGAGCTGAATAAATGTTCTGATCTGAATGGTGTGGTTCAGAAGCTTACGCTAGAGGATAAAGAGCTGAGCAGATCATTAGAAGAAGCAAATGGAGGAAAAGTGACTTTGGAGATTCTTGGTATGACCTGTCGAAATGGTGGGAAGGTTTTCAAGGAGACAAGTTCGAGGAGCAATGGCGAAATTCCAAAAGAGCTTATTGTTAAGGAGATAGAGTGTGGGATTGGGAGAAATGGCACAGAATGCAACTTGAAAAATGTTGCTTATGTTGGCAAGAAGGAGGAACATAATGAATCTGTTGGGACAAACAACAAAACCTTGAGTGTTTGCAACAATGTCGAGGATAGTGCGATTGATATGTACTCGTGGAACTACAATCCCAATGGTTCTCTTGTGTCTTATCAGAACAATGGTCGCACGAGTGCTACCAAGGACTTTTCAGGTTTGGTGCATAGTGGGAAGTTGCGGTTAAATTCGTCTGAGGTCTTTGATAGTGGTAAGGCTAATGAAAATTCTGGAGAAGATGTCAGTTTTTCAGGTGAAAGGAGAACGTCATGGCCTGGAAATACCAGCAAAGACAATGTGCAGCCAGAGAATGAAAGGAGTCAAAATAGTGAACTCAAAGAGGGTAATCACCAGATTAAACTAAATGGGGCATCCAACAATGTAATTATTAGTAACCCTAGGTCAAAAAGTCCTGAATCGACTAACTCTTCATCCGAGCCTTGGAAAGATTGCTCTACCAAAACTGCTATTCCATTCTCCAAAGTAGATGTTTCGACAAGTTATGATCAAAACTTTGGTTCTGGTGGTAACAAAGTAGGTAAAAGCATAACAGAAGGTAACGGCGTTAGGAGTACAATTAAAGAGCAAGTGGATGAGGTGGGAAGAGCTTTGTATCTGGGGAAGATACCAGGACGCGAACCAAAAGATTTCAGCAGCTTAGGCTTTTCGCTTATATCTGAGAGTCAGAAAGAAGAACTACCCAGGTTGCCACCTGTTAGAATCAAGTCAGAAGAGAAGTCCTTCAATATTCATTGGGAGGAAAAGTTTGAACGAGATGGACCTGGCTCAAAGATTACAGATGGTGACAATACATATGTTATAGGTTCATTTCTAGATGTTCCTATTGGACAAGAACTTAGCAATTCAG GTGGAAAAAGGATCGGCGGAGGCAGTTGGTTGTCTGTAAGTCAAGGCATTACTGAGGACACTTCTGAGCTTGTTTCTGGTTTCGCAACTATTGGTGATGGATTGAGTGAATGTGTTGACTTCCCCAATGAATATTGGGATTCCGatgaatatgatgatgatgacgatgttGGCTATACAAGGCAGCCTATTGAAGATGAGTCCTGGTTTTTATCTCATGAAATTGATTACCCTAGTGATAACGAGAAGGGAACAGGGCACGGTAGTGTTCCAGATCCTCAAATAGGGCAAAACAGAGACGATGATGAGCAATCTTTTGCAGAGGAAGATTCCTACTTATCAGTTGAGAGATATTCTCAATCAAAGAATGTTGGTCCTGTTGGGCCTTCAGATGAAGAAATGAATTTGATGTGCACAGAGCCTGTTTGGCAGGGACTTGTCGCTCAAACAGATAAACTTGTCATGTTAAGGAATGATAGAGCCTCGAACAAGGGTGAAAAGCCCCGATTGCATGATATTTGCATGGACGGTGatcagcatggttcagttagatCAATTGGTGTAGGTATTAACAGCGATACTGTTGACATTGGTAGTGAGGTGCGTGACAGTTTGGTTGGAGGGAGTAGTGAGGGGGATATAGAGTATTTCCATGATCATGATGCCAGTATTGGTGGGGCCAGACACATACCCCCTGATTCAGATAAGCCTTATTCTGAGATAAGAAACAGAGATGAGAAATCAGCTGAGCAGAGATTTTACAAAGACACTGTTATTGATGAAGGAGGATTGGTACAAACAAATCACTTACATGGGGGATTCTCATTTCCCTCTCCCAGAGATGGGCAGTTGATTCAGACAAGCTCGGGTAAATCTTTATGGTCAAGCAAGGGCAATACCATTATACCTGATGAAGCTCGTGACAGTCTGATGGCAAATGATGACATGTTTGGCTCTTTGAGGTGCAAAAGCAACGAGTCCTCGCCTATTAAGAGCTCAAGAGATGAAAGCAACCAAATTGCTGCAGGATCAGTAAATTCTAGCCCTTCATCTCTTTCAAATTATGGTTATGTAGAACGGGAGCATTTGAAGAAAGAAGAGGGCACACAAATTGCCAGTGCAAGAGAGGAAGATTTGGAAGCATCATTGGAGGATGAGGAAGCGGCTGCTGTTCAGGAGCAAGTAAAGCAGATCAAGGCGCAGGAAGAGGAATTTGAAACTTTTGAACTAAAGATTGTGCATAGGAAAAACAG AACTGGATTTGAGGAGGACAAAAATTTCCAGGTTGTTTTAAATTCAGTTATAGCTGGACGATATCAGGTAACTGAGTATCTTGGATCTGCTGCATTCAGCAAAGCAGTTCAAGCACATGATCTTCATACAGGCATGGATGTCTGTGTAAAGATTATAAAGAACAACAAAGATTTTTTTGATCAGAGTCTTGATGAAATAAAGCTTCTCAAATTTGTCAACAAGCATGATCCTGCCGACAAGTACCACCTACTTCGGTTGTATGATTACTTCTATTATCGA GAACATTTGTTAATTGTATGCGAACTACTGAAGGCCAATCTGTATGAGTTCCATAAATTTAATAGAGAATCTGGTGGAGAAGTCTACTTTACTATGCCAAGACTGCAG TCAATCACTATTCAGTGTTTAGAGGCTCTTCAGTTCTTGCATGGCCTTGGGCTCATACATTGTGATTTGAAGCCTGAAAACATATTGGTGAAAAGCTACAGTAGATGTGAGGTGAAGGTAATTGATCTGGGTAGCAGTTGCTTCGAAACAGATCATCTTTGTTCTTATGTCCAGTCAAGATCCTACCGCGCACCAGAAGTTATTTTGGGGCTTCCTTATTATAAAAAGATAGACGTCTGGTCCCTTGGCTGCATCTTGGCAGAACTTTGCACGGGCAAT GTCCTTTTTCAGAATGACTCTCCCGCCGCGCTGCTTGCTAGGGTAATTGGTATCATCAGTCCGATTGATCAAGAGATGCTCGTCAAAGGACGAGATACTTACAAATATTTCACCAAAAATCACATGCTATATGAACGAAATCAG gaaacaaACAGATTGGAATACTTAATACCCAAAAAGACATCCTTGAGGTATCGATTACCGATGGGAGATCAAGGTTTTATTGATTTTGTGGCTCATCTTTTAGAAGTTAACCCAAAGAAGCGACCTTCTGCTTTAGAGGCTCTAAAACACCCATGGCTATCATATCCGTACGAGCCAATATCGTCATGA
- the LOC107780764 gene encoding mitochondrial import inner membrane translocase subunit TIM14-3, translating to MASPIVVGTTVGAAALGARYLIRAWQTFKAAPRVRRFYHGGFEQVMTRREAALILGVRESAVLEKIKEAHRRVMVANHPDAGGSHYIASKINEAKDILLGKTKGANSAF from the exons ATG GCATCTCCGATAGTTGTGGGAACAACGGTTGGAGCTGCTGCTTTGGGAGCTAGGTACTTGATAAGAGCATGGCAAACATTCAAAGCCGCACCTCGAGTTCGGAGGTTTTACCACGGTGGGTTTGAACAAGTTATGACAAGAAGGGAAGCAGCATTAATTCTTGGAGTCAG AGAAAGTGCTGTCCTGGAGAAGATAAAGGAGGCTCACAGGAGAGTAATGGTAGCAAATCATCCAGATGCCGGTGGTAGCCATTATATTGCTTCCAAAATCAATGAAGCTAAGGACATCTTGTTAGGGAAAACTAAGGGAGCTAATTCCGCTTTCTAA